Part of the Desulfohalovibrio reitneri genome is shown below.
GGGCCAGCTCCTGGGTGGAGATGGAGGCGCCCGCGGCGTCGGTCCCGGCGGCAAGCCCCACGCCCAGCGCGGAAGCGGTGGAGTCGCCGATGCTGACGTAGTAGTAGTCTTCGGCCGAGTCGTTGCCCGCGCCGAAGTGGACCTTCATCTGGCCGGTGGAGGCCAGCCCGGCGCCGCTGAAGTCGCCGGAGAGGTTGCCGTTGAGCAGGTAGATGCCGTTGAAGTCCGTGGCGCTGGCAATACGGGTGATCTCCGAGGCCATGGCCTGGTATTCGGAGTCGATGATCAGGCGCTGGTCGGAGTTGTAGGTGCCCGTGGAGGCCTGGGTGGCCAGTTCCTTCATGCGGATGAGCTTTTCGTCGATGATCTGCAGCGCGCCGTCCGCGGTCTGGATCATGGAGACAGCGTCCTGGGCGTTGCGCACGCCCTGGTTGAGCGACGAGATGTCCGCGCGCATGAGCTCGCGGACGGCCAGCCCGGCGGCGTCGTCGGCCGCGGAGTTGATGCGCAGGCCGGAGGAGAGGCGCTCCACCGAGGTGCCCAGGTTGCTGTACGAAGTCTGCAGGTTGCGGGCCGCGTTTTGGGCCATGAGGTTGTGGTTGATAACCAGAGACATAAGCCGTTCCTCCTTGAATTGTTGTCGGCTTCCGTGCCGTTGTGGGCGTCGGCCGCTTCCCCCGGGGGTCCTTTTTCGCAACTCCCAGCGGCCTGTGATAGACGCCCGCCTCTATCAGAAGGTATCGGCGGCGGGTTCATCGATCTTTAGCCGGAAAAGAAAAAAATGCGCCGGGCGTGGAATGTCCGGCGCACGAGCGTGTACGTCCCGCGAGGCGCGGGTTCGTTTGCGGTGGGTGTGGTGAGAGCGCGCGGGCCCGTCAGCTGGAGCCGTTCTCGGCGCGCCGCAGGCGGCGGCGGGCCTCGTCCGTGGCCAGGCCGCGCTGGGCCGCGATGCGTTCCAGGTTTTCCTCGGCGTCCGAGGGGCGCAGGTAGAGCGGTTCGGGAAGGTCGCGGGCGTAGTCCGCCTCCAGGGCGGCCTTGGCCAGGGCGTGGGGCGCGGGGTGGTCGTACCGCGCGGGAAGGGGGAGTGGCTCGGCGAGATGCCCGAAGGAATCGGGGTTGCGGCGCAAGCCGCTGCCCAGGACGCGCACCGGGCCGGGCAAGGCGGCCAATTGCCCGGCGGCCTCGTCCGCCCCGGCCATGCGCGGGGCGTCCAGGGGGCGGCCGCCCGGGGCGAAGAACTGCAGGTTGACCTGCCCGCGCCGGGCATGGGTAATAACGGCCAGCACGCCGTCCGTGAAGGGCGGGGCGGAGGCGGCCAACAGGGGCAGGTAGTCCAGTCCCGCCAGGGGCAGCCCCCAGCCCCGGGCCAGTCCGGCGGACGCGGCCAGGCAGACCCGGATGCCGGTGAAGGAGCCGGGTCCCCGGGCGCAGGCGATGCCCTCCAGGTCCGCCCCCTTCATCCCGGCCAGCCGCAGCAGCGACTCCACAGCCGGGAGCAGCACCGGGGTGCTGCGCCCACCGGTGTCCAGGGCCAGGGAGGCCGCCACCGAGGCGGCTTCTCCATCCCGCCGGGCCAGCGCCAGGAGAAGCAGCGACTCGCAGCCGCAGACGGCCAGGACGGTATCAGGCCGGTGGGGTGAACTGCCTGGCGATGTCATTGTAGATGGCGAATCCCATGAGCAGGAGCAGCAGCAGGAGCCCGATGCGCAGGGCGATGGCCTGCACGGTCTCCGGCACGCGCCGCCCGGTGGTGGCCTCGTAGGCGAAGAAGACGATGTGTCCGCCGTCCAGCACCGGGATGGGGAACAGGTTGATGAGGCCGAGGTTGAGGCTGAGGAAGGCGGCCATCTGCAACACCGTGGCCAGGCCGTGCTCCGCGGACTTGGCCACCACCTGGGCGATCATGATGGGGCCGCCCAGCTCCTTGGTGGACACCGCGCCGGTGATGAGATCGCCGATGCCTTTCACGATGCGGGCCGTGAGGGTCCAGGTTTTCTCCATCGCCATGAGAGGCGTGCTGGCCAGGGATAAGCGCACCGGCACCCGCTCGTAGGCGAATGTCAGTCCCACCATGGGCCGGGTGATCTCCTCGCCCGAGGGGGCCTGGCGGGTCATGACCCGGGGGGCGACGTCCACCCGGCGCACCTGCCCGTCGCGGCGCACGGTCATGTTCACCGCCCCGTCGGTGCCCGCCTTCTGCACGGCCTGGGGCAACTCGTCCCCGAACCACATGCGCTGGCTGTTGATGCGCACCACGCGGTCGCCGCTCTGGATGCCGGCTTCGGCCGCTGGACCGCCCTCGATGACCTCGCCCACCTTGAGGTGGATGGCCTCGGCCCCGCCGAATACCAGCAGGCTCCAGTAGAGCAGGAAGGCCAGCAGGAAGTTGAAGCCCGGCCCCGAGGCCACGATGAGCATGCGCTGCCAGGCGGGCTTGTTGGTGAAGCTCTGCTCCGGGGTGAAGCCCTCGGGTAGTTCCGCCCCGGGCTGTTCGCCCACCATGGAGACGTAGCCGCCCAGGGGGACGGCCGAGACGCGGTAGGAGGTCTGTCCCCGCTTGAAGCCCCACAGGGTGGGGCCGAAGCCCAGGGAAAAGACCTTCACCCCCACGCCGAACAGGCGGGCCAGCAGGAAGTGCCCCAGTTCGTGGAAGAAAATGAGCCCGCCGAGGACCAGGATGACGGCCAGGACGTTGATCATGCCGCCTCCCCGGCACGGGCCAGCTCCCTGGCCCGTTGCCTGGCCTCGCGGTCCAGGTCGAGAATGGATTCCAGGTCTTCGGCCGCACGGCCGTCATGGGCCGCCAGGCAGGAGTCGATGAGGCCGGGAATGCCCAGGAAGGGCAGGCGTCCGGCCAGGAAAAGCTCCACCGCCACCTCGTTGGCCGCGTTGAGCACGATGGGGTGCGAGCGGGAGGCGGCGTAGGCCTCGCGCGCCAGCCGCAGGCAGGGGAAGTCGTCCCAGCGCGGCTCCTCGAAGGTCAGCCCGCCCAGCTTGGCCAGATCCACTGGTTCCACGCCGGTGCCCACCCGCTCGGGGAAGCAGAGGCAGTGGGCGATGGCCACCCGCATGTCCGGCGCGCCCATGTGGGCAAGCATGGAGCCGTCCACGAACTCCGCCAGGGAGTGCACGATGGACTGGGGATGGACCACAACGCCCACGCGATCCATGTCCACACCGAAGAGGTGGCAGGCCTCGATGACCTCCAGCCCCTTGTTCATGAGGGTGGCCGAGTCAATGGAAATCTTGGCCCCCATGGACCAGTTGGGATGGTTCAGGGCTTGCTTGGGGGTGACGTTCTCCAGAAAGGAGGCCTCCTTGTGGCGGAAGGGGCCGCCCGAGGCGGTCAGCACCAGCCGCCGCAGGGCGCGGGCCTCTTCGAAGGCCGCAGCCTGGAAGAGGGCGTTGTGTTCGGAGTCCACCGGCAGGATGGTGGCGCCGGTCTCGGCGCACATCTCCCGCACCAGGTGCCCGGCCAGCACCAGGGATTCCTTGTTGGCCAGGGCCACCATCTTGCCCGCGGCCACGGCGGCGTGTGTGGGCCGCAGCCCGGCCGCGCCCACGATGCTGGAAAGCACCATGTCGGCGTCCTCCAAGCGGGCGGCCTCCACGCAGCCCTCCTCGCCGGTGAGGATGTCCGGGGCGTAGCCCCCGGGCAGCAGGGGCCGCAGCCTGTCCGCCGTCTCCTTGTCCATGACGCAGAGCAGGGACGGGCGGAACTCAGCCGCCTGCTGGGCCAGCAGTTCGGCGTTGCGGCCAGCGGCCAGGGCGGCCACCCGCAGGCGGTCCGGATGGGCGCGGACCACCTCAAGGGCCTGGGTGCCGATGGAGCCGGTGGAGCCCAGCAGGCTGAGGGAGCGGGGAGCGGCCGCGGGTCGACGCGGCGGCAGGGAGGAAATGTATGTCTGCATATTCGGATCAGAAAAAACCGGATTGGATGGCGCGCAGGGCGGCGTAGACCGGGGCGGCCAGCAAAAGGCCGTCCACGCGGTCGAGGATGCCGCCGTGCCCGGGCAGGAGGTTGCCCGAGTCCTTGGCATTGCGCCACCGTTTCAGGGCCGATTCAAAGAAGTCGCCGAGCTGGGCGGCGATGGTCAGGGCCAGACCGGCCAGCAGCCAGTCCCCAGCCCCGGCCTCGCCCAGCCACAGGCCGTATCCCAGGCAGACCAGCACGCAAAGGGCACCGCCCCCCAGGCTGCCGGCCCAGGTTTTCTTGGGGCTGATGGCGGGCCATATCTTGGGTCCGCCGATGGCGCCACCCGCGAAGTAGGCCCCGGTATCCGTCACTGCCGTGGCCAGCAGCACGAAGATGATCTCCACGGGCTCCATGAAGATGAGGAATTGCAGGGCCAGCGGGACGTACAGGACGCCGGAAACCAGGACGGCCGCGTTGAAGTAGCTGGTCTCGTCGGGCCGGACGTCGTAGCAGATCAGGAAAAAGAGGTTGCCCGCCCAGAAGGCCAGCACCAGGGCGGAGAGTACCAACAGCGGGTCCTGCTGGCGCACGGCCAGGAAAAGGACCACGGCCACGCCCGCGCCGATGAGCTTTTTTCCCCAGCCTTGGCGCCCCGGCCAGAACAGGCCGTAGTATTCCACCATGGCCAGCAGGCTGACCAACAGGGCGGCGGTGAACAATGCCCAACCGCCCACTGTCAGCACAACGGCCAGCAGGGCGACGAGGACGGCTCCGGTTGCCAGGCGGGGGACGAGGGAGGATGCTTGCATGGGGTTCACCTTGTGGGGCGCCCCCGGTGGTACATCCATTCCGTCCCCGGGGCAAGGCGGCTACCGCCTAGGTGGTTGTGGGCGTTTCGCACTCCTTGGTGGACCCAGGCCCGGCCAGCGGCCGGAAGCACTTCTTGGTGGCTCCGCAAATGGGGCAGCGCCAGCTGTCGGGCAGGTCCTCGAATTTGGTTCCCTTGGGTATCTTGCCTTTGCGGTCCCCCCGGTCCGGGTCGTAGATGTAGCCGCAGTTGACGGTCTGGCACTGGTACATTTCTTCCGGTTGGCTCATGGATGACTCCTTTTTTCCTCCTTCCACATTAGAATGAGTGGTGGGAAAGTCAACACGAAACCGCTTGACAGGTCGCTCTCCCGGCCCCAGCTAATCCGGGCGAATGCGCATCGAGATTCTCGGCGCCAGGGGGGAGATTGAACCTTCCGCTCCGTACCACAGCCGCCAGACGGGCGTGTTGATTGACGGACGCATGCTTGTGGACGCGGGCGAGCCGGAATTCATGCTGCGCGAGCCCGACTGGCTGCTGCTTACCCACCTGCACCCGGACCACGCCTGGTTCGCCCGCAAGCCGGGCAAGACGAGCGTGGACCGCCCCCTGGCCGTGTATGCCCCGGAGAAGGGGCCGAAGGTGGAGGGCGTGGCCTACCGGGTGGTTGATGCCCCAATCGGGCTGGGGCCATACGCGGTGACGCCCATCTCCACACACCATTCCCTGAAGGTGGCCTCCCAGGCCTATCTCATCAAGCGGGGCGGCCGGAAGCTGCTCGTCACCGGCGACCTCATCTGGATCAACAAGGAGCACCACCATCTTATTGAAGGGAGCGATCTGGTGATCACCGAGGCCAGTTTCCTGCGCAAGGGCGGCATGGTGCGCCGCGACGACGAGGACCGGCCGCATCTACGGCCACACCGGCGTTCCCGACCTCCTCAGCCTCTTCAAGGGCTGACCCGGACCGTCTGCTTCATCCACTTCGGCTCCTGGTTCTACAAGATGGGGGCTGAGAAGGCCCGGCGGACCATCCGCGACCTGGGCGGGGAGGAAGGGGTGCGCGCCCTGACCGGCTACGACGGCATGACAATCGACCTGGACGAACTGGACGGAACATGAAGAAGAGAAAGCATCCCCGCGACATCCTCACCGGCGTGGACGACGCCACCAAGTGCCCCTGCATCGGCTCCATCATGGTGGCCGGGGTGACCGCCCCGCGCAAGGTGACGTGGCAGTGGAAGCGGATGGGCGTGAAGGACTCCAAGCTGCTCTCCCGGGCCAATCGCGACGACTTGGCCGCGCGCATCAAGGAAACGGCCCACGCCTGGAGCGTGCGGCCCATCGGCCCCGAGCGCATCGACGACAAGTCCCTCAACCTCAACCAGTGGGAGATGCTGACCGCGCTGGACCTGCTGGCGGACATGGCCCGCGGGCTGGGCGCGGACGGGCTGGGCGCGGACGGGCTGGGCGAGGTCTGGGTGGACAACTGGGAGGTCAGCCGCGCCCTGTTCTTCTCCAGGCTGGCCGAGGCCTGCCACCCCGCTCGGGCCGGGGAGCTGGCCGCCAAGGGGGTGTGCTGGGAACGTCTGCCGCCCCTGCGCGACCTGGTCTTTCAGCCCGAGCACCGGGCGGACGAGAACCACGTCGTCGTTTCGGCCGCCTCCATCCTGGCCCGCCACGCCTCGGACCTGGAGTA
Proteins encoded:
- the dxr gene encoding 1-deoxy-D-xylulose-5-phosphate reductoisomerase; this encodes MQTYISSLPPRRPAAAPRSLSLLGSTGSIGTQALEVVRAHPDRLRVAALAAGRNAELLAQQAAEFRPSLLCVMDKETADRLRPLLPGGYAPDILTGEEGCVEAARLEDADMVLSSIVGAAGLRPTHAAVAAGKMVALANKESLVLAGHLVREMCAETGATILPVDSEHNALFQAAAFEEARALRRLVLTASGGPFRHKEASFLENVTPKQALNHPNWSMGAKISIDSATLMNKGLEVIEACHLFGVDMDRVGVVVHPQSIVHSLAEFVDGSMLAHMGAPDMRVAIAHCLCFPERVGTGVEPVDLAKLGGLTFEEPRWDDFPCLRLAREAYAASRSHPIVLNAANEVAVELFLAGRLPFLGIPGLIDSCLAAHDGRAAEDLESILDLDREARQRARELARAGEAA
- a CDS encoding phosphatidate cytidylyltransferase, giving the protein MQASSLVPRLATGAVLVALLAVVLTVGGWALFTAALLVSLLAMVEYYGLFWPGRQGWGKKLIGAGVAVVLFLAVRQQDPLLVLSALVLAFWAGNLFFLICYDVRPDETSYFNAAVLVSGVLYVPLALQFLIFMEPVEIIFVLLATAVTDTGAYFAGGAIGGPKIWPAISPKKTWAGSLGGGALCVLVCLGYGLWLGEAGAGDWLLAGLALTIAAQLGDFFESALKRWRNAKDSGNLLPGHGGILDRVDGLLLAAPVYAALRAIQSGFF
- a CDS encoding flagellin, which codes for MSLVINHNLMAQNAARNLQTSYSNLGTSVERLSSGLRINSAADDAAGLAVRELMRADISSLNQGVRNAQDAVSMIQTADGALQIIDEKLIRMKELATQASTGTYNSDQRLIIDSEYQAMASEITRIASATDFNGIYLLNGNLSGDFSGAGLASTGQMKVHFGAGNDSAEDYYYVSIGDSTASALGVGLAAGTDAAGASISTQELAQGSLEALNDAIISKDKIRANLGSLQNRLENTITNLQVQAENLQASESRISDVDVATEMTEFVRQQILSQSATAMLSQANSLPRLATQLLG
- the tsaB gene encoding tRNA (adenosine(37)-N6)-threonylcarbamoyltransferase complex dimerization subunit type 1 TsaB encodes the protein MTSPGSSPHRPDTVLAVCGCESLLLLALARRDGEAASVAASLALDTGGRSTPVLLPAVESLLRLAGMKGADLEGIACARGPGSFTGIRVCLAASAGLARGWGLPLAGLDYLPLLAASAPPFTDGVLAVITHARRGQVNLQFFAPGGRPLDAPRMAGADEAAGQLAALPGPVRVLGSGLRRNPDSFGHLAEPLPLPARYDHPAPHALAKAALEADYARDLPEPLYLRPSDAEENLERIAAQRGLATDEARRRLRRAENGSS
- a CDS encoding rubredoxin: MSQPEEMYQCQTVNCGYIYDPDRGDRKGKIPKGTKFEDLPDSWRCPICGATKKCFRPLAGPGSTKECETPTTT
- a CDS encoding MBL fold metallo-hydrolase, whose amino-acid sequence is MLIDGRMLVDAGEPEFMLREPDWLLLTHLHPDHAWFARKPGKTSVDRPLAVYAPEKGPKVEGVAYRVVDAPIGLGPYAVTPISTHHSLKVASQAYLIKRGGRKLLVTGDLIWINKEHHHLIEGSDLVITEASFLRKGGMVRRDDEDRPHLRPHRRSRPPQPLQGLTRTVCFIHFGSWFYKMGAEKARRTIRDLGGEEGVRALTGYDGMTIDLDELDGT
- the rseP gene encoding RIP metalloprotease RseP codes for the protein MINVLAVILVLGGLIFFHELGHFLLARLFGVGVKVFSLGFGPTLWGFKRGQTSYRVSAVPLGGYVSMVGEQPGAELPEGFTPEQSFTNKPAWQRMLIVASGPGFNFLLAFLLYWSLLVFGGAEAIHLKVGEVIEGGPAAEAGIQSGDRVVRINSQRMWFGDELPQAVQKAGTDGAVNMTVRRDGQVRRVDVAPRVMTRQAPSGEEITRPMVGLTFAYERVPVRLSLASTPLMAMEKTWTLTARIVKGIGDLITGAVSTKELGGPIMIAQVVAKSAEHGLATVLQMAAFLSLNLGLINLFPIPVLDGGHIVFFAYEATTGRRVPETVQAIALRIGLLLLLLLMGFAIYNDIARQFTPPA